From Oreochromis aureus strain Israel breed Guangdong linkage group 4, ZZ_aureus, whole genome shotgun sequence, a single genomic window includes:
- the eif1 gene encoding eukaryotic translation initiation factor 1, with the protein MSAIQNLQTFDPFADATKGDDRLPAGTEDYIHIRIQQRNGRKTLTTVQGISADYDKKKLVKAFKKKFACNGTVIEHPEYGEVIQLQGDQRKNICQFLIEIDLAKEEQLKVHGF; encoded by the exons ATGTCCGCTATCCAGAACCTCCAAACTTTTG ACCCCTTTGCTGATGCAACTAAGGGTGATGACCGCCTCCCAGCCGGGACAGAGGACTACATCCACATAAGAATCCAACAGCGGAACGGCAGGAAGACCCTCACCACTGTCCAGGGCATCTCCGCTGACTATGACAAGAAGAAGCTAGTCAAGGCCTTTAAGAAG AAATTTGCCTGCAATGGGACAGTGATTGAGCACCCAGAGTATGGTGAAGTGATCCAGCTTCAGGGAGACCAGCGCAAGAATATCTGCCAGTTCCTCATTGAG ATCGACTTGGCCAAGGAAGAGCAGCTCAAAGTCCACGGCTTCTAG